DNA from Kitasatospora herbaricolor:
GCGGTGGTGGCGGAGCCGGCCCCGTAGATCACGCAGCCGATGGTGAAGGCCCGCTTGCGGCCGATGATCGCGCCGACCTTGCCGCCGGAGATCATCAGCATCGCCATGACGAGCGTGTAGGCGGTGATGGCCCCCTGGAGCCCGCTCACCGTGGTGCCCACGTCCTCGGCCACGGTGGCGATCGACACGTTCATCACGGAACTGTCCAGGGCCATCAGGAACTGTCCGGCGGCCAGCGTCGCCAGGACGAGGGTGGCTCCGGCTCTACCGGCGGTCTCTGTTCCGGCGCGCATAGGCGAAGCCTGCCACGTGGCCGGGAAACCGGCCGCAGGCGTTCCGGCCGGTTCAGCCGAATGGCGGCGGCCGGTCCGGGCCGGTCCGGGGGAGTCCCGCGTCCATGGCCCCGGCGGTGGACGACCGTCGTCCGGGACCGTCGTCCGGGGCCGTTGTCGGTGGCGGGGCCTAGCCTGGCCCTGGCCATGTTCCGGATGACAGGGAGAGCCCATGACCACGCTCGCCGACCGACCTGACACCGCGCTGCTCGTGATCGACGTGCAGAACGGCGTGGTGGGGGACGCGTACGACCGTGACAAGGTCGTCGCCAACATCGCCACCCTGGTCGACCGGGCCCGGGCCGCCGGGATCGAGGTCGTCTGGGTCCAGCACAGCAGCGCCGAGCTGCCCCGGGAGAGCGACCGCTGGCAGTACGTGCCCGAGCTGCGGCGGCGCGACGCCGAGCCGCTGGTGCACAAGACCTACGCAGACTCCTTCGAGGAGACCGACCTGGAGCCGGTGCTCGCCGAGCGCGGCATCGGGCGGCTCTTCGTGGCGGGCGCGCAGACCGACGAGTGCATCCGCTCGACCCTGCACGGCGCGATCGTCCGCGGTTACGACGCCCTGCTGGTGGCCGACGCCCACACGACCGAGGACCTCTCCTCCTTCGGCGCCCCGCCGCCCGAGCAGGTGATCGCCCACACGAACCTGTACTGGACGTACCACGCCGCCCCGGGCCGGACGGCGGGGACGGTGGCCACGGCGGACGTCGACTTCGCGGCGGCGCCACCCGCCTGACCCGCGCGGACCCGGCCGCCCCTCGAAGCTCCTCGGACGTCCACGTACGGCCCTTGTGGGGCAAGGCATGGGTCTGTGCTGGGCGCACCTGTCCGAGGCCTTGGGGCGGCCCGCCCGTGATCAGCGCCACGGGTGAGGAACCGCACGTTCGTCCCCCGCCGGCCCGGTGCCACCCGTACCGTTCCTCCACGGCTGCCCCGGACAGGGACGGTCCAGGACGGGACGGCGGGAGCGACGGTGGCGGCAGGCGGCCAGGACGCGGCGGCGCAGATGGAGATCTGCGCCGCCTGCCTCGCCGTGCGCGAACGCACCCCGCACGGCGGCTGCGCCTGGCCCTGCCCGGACCGCCCCCGCCCGGCCGGGGACCGGATCGACGACCTGCTGCGGGTACCGCCCGACGAACTGGAACTCCCCGGCGGCGCGGCCGGCCGGGCGCAGGAACCGAAGGGCCCGGACGGGCAGGCTCCGAGGCCGACCGGGTCGGGCTGGGCCCGGGGCAGGCTCGCGGCCGCCTTCCCGCTGCGGCGGCGCCGGCCGCCGTCGGCCGGGCCGGCCTAGGCGGCCGGGCCCGGCCTCAGGCAGGCGGTGCGGTCGATCGCAGGGCGTCGGCGACGCTCGCCAGGAAGCGGGGCAGGATCTCGGGACGCCCGGCGGCCCGTGCGGGGTTCAGCTCGCCGATCGAGAGCACCCGGGCGCGGGGGTCGTGGCAGGCGGTGTCAAGCACCCCGGCGATCGCCTGGAGCGACGGGCCGCTGTTGCGGCCGTCGGTGCTCTCCGCGAGCGGCGCGTCGGTGAAGTCCAGCACGTCCACGTCGATGTGCACCGCCAGCGCACCGGGCGGGAGGGCGCCGAGGGCCCCGGCCACCGCGCCCTCCGGAGCCGAGGCCAGGTCCGCGCCGGAGACCCACCGCAGGGACAGCAGCCGGGCCTGCTCGCGCTCCCAGGGGGTGGAGCCCGCCGGGTCGGTGCCGAGCAGGTACAACTGCTCCGGGGTGAGCAGCGGACGGCGGTGGAAGGCCGCGGCCAGCTGCTCCGCCGCTCCGGGCAGGTCCAGTCCGTGGGCGAGGCCCATCCAGTCCAGGGCGCCGTCGATGCTGCTCACCGGCGTGTTGAGGTCGAAGTGCCGGTCGATGTAGAGCAGACCGGCGTCCGGGTCGTGCCGGATCAGGGCGTCCATCACGCCGAGCGCGATGGTGCAGTTGCCGCCGATCAGCAGGACGTCGGCGTCCTGTTCCAGCGCCGCCGCCACCTGCCCGGCGACCGTCCGCACGGCCAGGACGGCCGCTGCGAGGTTCTGGGCCCGTGCGTGCGCAGGGTCCGGCGCCCAGACCTGGAGCGGTCCGTCGCCGGCGTCCCGGACCTGGCGGCCCGCGGCCCGGAGCCGGTCGACCAGGCCGAGGTCGCGCAGGACCCGTGGCGCGGCCTCCTGGCCGGGTGCGTAGCTGCCCGCACTGGTCGGCGCGCCCACCAGGACAAGATCCCGTGGCATACCTTCATCATCGCCGCCGGCCCCGGCGGGTGCGAGCGGGGGCTGACGGGGGCCGGGCCGGCAGCCGCCCCGGCCCGGCCCCCGTCCCGCTTCAGCTCAGTTCCAGCACCAGCTTGCCCACGTTCTCGCCGCGGAAGAGCATCTGCAGCGTCGCGGGGAAGTCGTCCAGCGAGCCGCTGACCACGTGCTCCTTGACCTTGATCTGCCCGGTGGCGATCCAGCCGGCGAGCTCGCGGGCGGCGGCGCCGAAGCGGGGCGCGTAGTCGAACACCACGAAGCCCTCCATCCGGGCGCGCCGCACCAGCAGGCTGAGGTAGTTCGACGGGCCCTGGACCTGCGTCTCGTTGTTGTACTGGCTGATCGCCCCGCAGACGACCACCCGGGCGTGCAGCGCCAGGCGGGTCAGCACCGCGTCCAGGATGTCGCCGCCGACGTTGTCGAAGTAGACGTCCACGCCGTCCGGCGCGAGTTCGCGCAGCGCCTTCCTGACGTCGTCGGAGCGGTAGTCGACGGCCGCGTCGAAGCCGAGTTCACCGGTCAGCATGGCGCACTTGTCGGCGCCGCCGGCGATGCCGATCACCCGGCACCCCTTCACCTTCGCGATCTGGCCGACCATGGTGCCCACGGCGCCCGCGGCCCCGGAGACCACGACGGTCTCGCCCTCCTTGAGTGCTCCGACGTCGAGCAGCCCGAAGTAGGCCGTCATACCGGGCATGCCGAGCGCGCCGAGATAGGTCGACAGCGGGGCGAGCGCCGGGTCGACCTTGAGCACGCCCTTGCCGTCGGAGACCACGTACTCCTGGACGCCGAAGGTGCCGACCACGTGGTCGCCGGGCCGGAACCCGGGGTGCTCGGACTCGGTGACCTCGATCACCGATCCCGCCCGCATCACCTCACCGATGCCGACCGGCGGCAGGTAGGAGGGGCGGTCGTCGAGCCACCCGCGCATGGCCGGGTCCAGCGAGATGAAGCGCGTCCGTCCGGCGAACCGGCCCTCTCCGGGTGCCGCCGCCGGCTCGGTGACGTGCTCCCAGTCCTCGGGCTTCACCTCGCCGACCGGTCGCGCGGCGAGGCGGATCTGGCGGTTCGTTCCGGACATGACGTCTCCTGTCGTTCGGGGTGGGCCGGTCGAGGCGCCGGTCACCCGGCCGGCCCGGCCGGTCCGGGCCGCGCGGGCCGCAGGTCGGGTGGGCGGCCCGTGGGGTTGCGGGAGTAGTCTAAGCAAGCGCTTAGTCACCTGGCTAGGCACGTCCCGGTCACAAGGGTCACCGTGGTCACAGGAGTCACTGCGGTCACAGGGGTCGCTGCAGTCGGAGGGTCACCACGATCGGCAGGGGCGCCACGGGTCGACGGCGCCGGCCAGGCCGCCAGGGCGTCTCCCGGCGTGCGGGGGCCGGCCACGCCGTGGTCACGGAGCCGCACCGGGGTCCGGGGCCGCCGTCCAGCCGCCGTCCGGGGCGGAGACGGTGCCGGGGCCGCCGTCCAGGACGACCCGGAGGCCGTCCGCAAGGACCTGGACGGAGCCGGCCCGCAGGCCGAGCGGGTACGGGCGGCCGTCGGACGGGCCCCACCCGCCGCCCCGCCCCGGATCGTCCGGCGGGAGGCCGCGGCCGAGGACGGTCAGGCTCGACACCGTCAGGGACACCCTGCCGTCGGCGATCACCGGGCGCAGGGTCAGCCGGCCGAATCCGCCCTGGCCCAGGGCCACCTCGACCGTCCCCGCCGCCGGGTCGGTGCGCACCTGGCCGACCGGCGTCGACCCGGCGGCGGCGCGGACCGCCGCGCCGAGGGACCGGACGGGGACGGTGACCTCGGCGTGGGTACGGGCGACGGTCGTGGTGCCGCCGAGGCGGACGTCGTCCAGCCTGGCGCGGACGGCGGCCTGCGGGAGCGGTCCCAGCCGGGCGTCCTCGCTGCTGATGTCCAGCCGGGGGATCCGCCGGTTCGCCAGGTCCCAAAGGGCCGAGCCGTCGCCGGTGCGGGCCGTCAGGGTGTCCCCGAGCGCGGGCGCCGCCCGGGCGATCCTGCTCCGGATGAGCTGACGGGCCGTGAACTCGCCGGCCCCCGCGCCCGCCGCCAGCACCAGGGCCAGTGCGGCTGCGAGCAGGCGGGTGCGACGCCCCCGCGCGGCCGGCCGGGGCCGGTCGGTCCGGAGCCGGCCGGGCCCGGACCGGAAGGGCCGCCGCCTCACCGCTGCTCACCCCGGGCGGCCGGGACGGCGGGGCCCTCGGGGTCGAAGTGCGGCAGCAGCGCGTCCAGCCGGCGGGGCAGCCACCAGTTGGCCCGGCGGAAGAGGTACATGCTCGCGGGCACCAGCAGCAGGCGGACCACCGTCGCGTCGATGATCACACTGACGCCGAGCCCGAGCGCCAGCATCTTGACCACCACACCGGTGGAGAGCAGGAAGGCCAGGAAGACGCTGGTCATGATCACCGCCGCACAGGTGATCACCCGGGCCGTGGCGGCCAGGCCGGTGGCGACCGCCAGGTGGTTGTCCCCGGTGCGCAGCCAGGTCTCGCGGATCCGGGAGAGCAGGAAGACCTCGTAGTCCATCGAGAGCCCGAAGACGATCGCGAACATCATCATCGGCACGTAGGACTCCACCGGGACCCGGGCCGTCACGCCCAGCAGCGACGATCCCCAGCCCCACTGGAAGACCGCGACCACCACGCCGTGGGCGGCGGCGATGGAGAACAGGTTGAGCAGCGCGGCCTTCACCGCGATCAGCACGCTGCGGAAGACGGTGAGCAGCAGCAGGAACGCGGCCGCGACCACCACACCGACCACCAGAGGCAGCCTGCTGACCAGGGTGTCGGTGAAGGTCAGCCCGGTGGCGGTGCCGCCGGTGACGTAGCCGACGGCGCCCGTCCCGGCGAGCGCGTGCGGCAGGCCGGTGTCCCGCAGGGTGTGGAACAGATCCGCGGTGCGTTCGTCCTGCGGGCCGGTCCCGGGGGTGACCGTGGCGATCAGCAGGACGTCGTCGGGGCCGGAGGTCGGCGGCGAGACGGCGGCGACGCCGGGCAGGGCCGCCAGCTCCTGGCGCAGCGAGGAGGCGAGGGCCTCACGCCGGGCACGGTCGGCGACCAGGGCGCTGTCCAGCTGGACGACGACGGTCAGCGGCCCGTTGGCGCCCGGGCCGAAGTTCTCGCCGATCAGGTCGTAGGCGCGCCGGTCGGTCCGGCTGGTGGGCTGCGCGCCGGCGTCGACATGGCTGAGCCGCATGGAGGCCACCGGAACGGCCAGCACGCCGAGCACCAGCAGACCGCCGACCAGGTACAGCCACGGCCGGCGGCCGAGCGCCCCGGCCCAGCGGTGCCAGACGTCCGGGTCGCCGACCGGTTCGGCGACCGGCGTGCGCACCCGGAGGCGGTCGATCCGGTCACCGAGCAGCCCGAGCAGGGCGGGGGTGAGGGTCAGCGAGGCGGCGGCGCCCACCAGGACGGTCAGCCCGGCGGCCGCGCCGAGGGTGCCGATGAACGAGACCCCGCCGGCGTACAGGCCGGCCAGCGCCATCGCGACGGTGGCGGCCGCCACCAGCACCGCCCGCCCGCTGGTGGCGACCGTGCGCCCGACCGCCTCGGCGGGCTCCGGGACGTCCCGCAGCAGCGCCCGGTAGCGGGTGGTCAGGAACAGCGCGTAGTCGATGCCGACCCCCAGGCCCATCATCGCGGCCAGGGTGGGGGCGGACCGGGCGAAGTCGACCCGGGCGGCGAGCAGGCCGAGCCCGCCCAGTCCGGCGGCCAGGCCGGCCACCGCGGTCAGCAGCGGCAGCCCGGTCGCCGCGACACTGCCGAAGCCGACCAGCAGCACCAGGACGGCGACCGCGAGGCCGATCGCCTCGGACGCCCGGTCGGCGGCCTTGGGCGCGGTCAGCTGCCCGAGCGGCGCGCCGTACTCGACGGTGAGGTGGTCGGCGCGCAGCGGCCGGACGGCGCTGTCGAGCCGGGCCAGGTAGGCGTCGCCGTAGCCCGCCGGGTCGGCGCCGAAGTGGACGGTGACGATGCCGGTGGAGCCGCTCGCGGAGAGCGCCCCGGGGGTGCCGAGCGGGTCGGTGACGGAGAGGACGTCCGGCAGCCGGCCGAGGCCGCCGACGGCCGCCTCGACGGCGTCCCGGTGGCCGGCCAGCGACCCGGTGCCGGCGCTGATCACGATCGGCGCGCTCACGCCCGCCGCGCCGCTGCTGTGGGCCCGGAGCAGGTCGGCGCCGGTCTGGGCGCCGGTGCCTGGCAGCGAGAAGCTGTCCGCGTAGTCGCCGCCCCAGGCGCGGTCGGCCACGGCGAGCCCGGCCAGCAGCAGGGCCCAGACGGCGAGGACGCGCCAGGCGTGCCGGGCGCACCAGTGGCCCGTCCGGTGCAGCAGGCCGGGTCGTCCGGGCGTCGGGGAGCGCGGTGGCTCCGGGAGGGGTGCCGGGGAGTGCGGGGTTCCGGTCCCGGTCGGTTCGGTGCCGGTCGGTTCGGCGCCGGTGGATGCTCTCTGCATGGGCGGCACTCTGCCGCACCGGCGTACGGGGACCATGGGCGCACTGTTCGGGGAATGTACGGGCCGCCGGGGCCGGGGGCCGGCCGCGGGGCCGCGTGGTTAGCATCGGTGGCGTCCCCGCACGTGAGCCCCCTCACGTCCCCGCAGGTGAGAGTGGCAGCCGTGACGCAATCCATGGGCCCCGGGCCGCAGTCCAAGGGCCTGGTGCTGATCGTCGAGGACGAGCGCCACATCGCCGACGTGCAGCGGCTCTACCTGGCCCGCGAGGGCTTCGGCGTGCACGTGGAGGGCGACGGGGCGGCCGGGCTGGCCGCGGCCCGGCGGATGCACCCGGTCGCGATCGTGCTGGACATCGGCCTGCCGGGTCTGGACGGCATCACCTTCTGCCGCACCCTGCGGGACGAGGGCGACTGGACGCCGGTGCTGCTGGTGACCGCGCGCGGCGAGGAGGCCGACCGGATCCTCGGGCTGGAGCTGGGCGCCGACGACTACCTGACCAAGCCCTTCTCGCCGCGCGAACTGGTCGCCCGGGTCAGGACCGTCCTGCGCCGGGCCGGCGGACCACCGACGGCACTGCCGGGCAGCGTCGGCCGGCTCTCCGTCGACCCGGTCAGCCGCACCGTGCGCAGCGACGGCCGGCCGGTGGAGCTGACCACCACCGAGTTCAACCTGATCGAGCACCTGGTGCGGCACCCGAACCAGGTGTTCACCCGGGAGCAGCTGCTGGCACGGGTCTGGGGCTACCCGGGCTACCGCGACACCCGGATGGTCGACGTCTTCGTCTCGCAGCTGCGCGCCAAACTCGGCGACGCCAGTCCGATCCGCACCGTGCGCGGGGTCGGCTACAGCGCGACGGACCCGGCCGGATGAGCGGCGGGCGCACCCCGCGCGGCTCCCTCACCCGCGCCGTCGTCGGGCTGACCACCGCCGTGGCGGCCCTCGCGGTGCTGCTGACCGGGCTGGTCACCTGGCAGAGCGCCGCGCACGGCGCCGAGCAGCGCGAACGCGAGCAGCTGACCCGGCAGGCTACGGTGCTCAGCCGGGTGCCCGACCTCTCGCCGCTGCTCTTCGACGGCGCCCAGGTGCTCGGCGGCCCGAACGGCGAGGAGTTCGCGGTGCTCACCCCGGACGGGCGGGTGGCCGGCGTCGCCACCCCGGCCCTGGACACCGCCTCCAGGGCCGCGCTGCTGGCCGGCCGGCCGGTCTCCACCACCGGTGTGCTGGCGGGGCAGGAGGTGTTGCTTGTCGGCCGGCCGAGCCTGCGCGGCGGCGCCGTGGTGCTCACCGAGCCGTACTCCGTGGTCGAGCGGAACACCGGCCGGATCCGCCGCAGCACCGTCCTGCCGCTGGTGGTGGGCATGGTCGGCGCCGCGCTGGCCGGCGCCCTGCTGGCCCGGCGGACCGCCCGCCCGCTGGTGGCCGCCGCCCACGTCGCCCACCGCCTGGCCGGCGGTGAACGCGGGGTGCGGGCCACCGTCGACGGGCCGCGCGAGGCGGCCGAGATCATCCACGCCCTCGACGTCCTGGACGCCGCCCTGGCCCGCAGCGAGAGCAGGCAGCGGGACTTCCTGCTGTCGGTCTCGCACGAGCTGCGCACCCCGCTGACGGCGCTGCAGGGATACGCCGAGGCGCTCGCCGACGGCCTGATCGAACCCGGGCGGATCCCCGAGGTCGGCCGGATCCTGGCCGACGAGACCCAGCGGCTCGACCGCTTCCTCGGTGACCTGCTGGACCTCGCCCGGCTGGAGGCCGAGGACTTCCGCCTGGACACCGGCCGGACGGACCTCGCCGCGCTGGTGGCCGAGGCCGCCGCCTTCTGGGCCGGCCCGGGCGCGGGCCACGGCGTGTGCCTGCGGGTGGAGCCGGCCGCGGGCCCGGAGCCGGCCGGGCCGCCGCCGGTGGTCGACACCGACGCCTTCCGGGTCCGGCAGCTGATCGACGGCCTGGTGCGGAACGCCCTGCGGGTCACCCCGGCCGGCGGCGACCTGGTGCTGGCCGTCCGGCCCGCCGCGGGCGGCGGCGCGCACCTGCAGGTCCGGGACAGCGGGCCGGGCCTGACCGACGACGACGTCCGGGTCGCCTTCGACGCCGGAGCGCTCTACGAGCGCTACCGGGCCACCCGTCCGGTGGGCAGCGGCCTGGGCCTGGCCATCGCCCACCGGCTGAGCGGTCTGCTCGGCGGCACGATCGGTGTGGAGGGCCACGGGCCCGAGGGCGGCGCCGCGTTCACGGTGACGCTGCCGCCGACGGCCGGCCGAGCGGACCGCGCCGGTCAGGCGCTCTGAAGGTCCGGGCCGGCGGTCACGCAATGGCGTCCGCCCGCCCGAGACGTCTCGGTCGCGCCCGGAATCCGCCTGCCCGCCGCAGGGATTGACGGGGCGTCGTCACAATGGTTCAGTGGCTCAGCCACTGGACCACCGAAGGGACAGGCCTGATGACGACCAAGCCCCGGCGCGGCACGGCGTTCGACGAACGGATGGTGGGAACGGTGCGGCTCACCGGCGAGGCCG
Protein-coding regions in this window:
- a CDS encoding cysteine hydrolase family protein, producing MTTLADRPDTALLVIDVQNGVVGDAYDRDKVVANIATLVDRARAAGIEVVWVQHSSAELPRESDRWQYVPELRRRDAEPLVHKTYADSFEETDLEPVLAERGIGRLFVAGAQTDECIRSTLHGAIVRGYDALLVADAHTTEDLSSFGAPPPEQVIAHTNLYWTYHAAPGRTAGTVATADVDFAAAPPA
- a CDS encoding arginase family protein, which translates into the protein MPRDLVLVGAPTSAGSYAPGQEAAPRVLRDLGLVDRLRAAGRQVRDAGDGPLQVWAPDPAHARAQNLAAAVLAVRTVAGQVAAALEQDADVLLIGGNCTIALGVMDALIRHDPDAGLLYIDRHFDLNTPVSSIDGALDWMGLAHGLDLPGAAEQLAAAFHRRPLLTPEQLYLLGTDPAGSTPWEREQARLLSLRWVSGADLASAPEGAVAGALGALPPGALAVHIDVDVLDFTDAPLAESTDGRNSGPSLQAIAGVLDTACHDPRARVLSIGELNPARAAGRPEILPRFLASVADALRSTAPPA
- a CDS encoding NADP-dependent oxidoreductase produces the protein MSGTNRQIRLAARPVGEVKPEDWEHVTEPAAAPGEGRFAGRTRFISLDPAMRGWLDDRPSYLPPVGIGEVMRAGSVIEVTESEHPGFRPGDHVVGTFGVQEYVVSDGKGVLKVDPALAPLSTYLGALGMPGMTAYFGLLDVGALKEGETVVVSGAAGAVGTMVGQIAKVKGCRVIGIAGGADKCAMLTGELGFDAAVDYRSDDVRKALRELAPDGVDVYFDNVGGDILDAVLTRLALHARVVVCGAISQYNNETQVQGPSNYLSLLVRRARMEGFVVFDYAPRFGAAARELAGWIATGQIKVKEHVVSGSLDDFPATLQMLFRGENVGKLVLELS
- a CDS encoding MMPL family transporter — protein: MQRASTGAEPTGTEPTGTGTPHSPAPLPEPPRSPTPGRPGLLHRTGHWCARHAWRVLAVWALLLAGLAVADRAWGGDYADSFSLPGTGAQTGADLLRAHSSGAAGVSAPIVISAGTGSLAGHRDAVEAAVGGLGRLPDVLSVTDPLGTPGALSASGSTGIVTVHFGADPAGYGDAYLARLDSAVRPLRADHLTVEYGAPLGQLTAPKAADRASEAIGLAVAVLVLLVGFGSVAATGLPLLTAVAGLAAGLGGLGLLAARVDFARSAPTLAAMMGLGVGIDYALFLTTRYRALLRDVPEPAEAVGRTVATSGRAVLVAAATVAMALAGLYAGGVSFIGTLGAAAGLTVLVGAAASLTLTPALLGLLGDRIDRLRVRTPVAEPVGDPDVWHRWAGALGRRPWLYLVGGLLVLGVLAVPVASMRLSHVDAGAQPTSRTDRRAYDLIGENFGPGANGPLTVVVQLDSALVADRARREALASSLRQELAALPGVAAVSPPTSGPDDVLLIATVTPGTGPQDERTADLFHTLRDTGLPHALAGTGAVGYVTGGTATGLTFTDTLVSRLPLVVGVVVAAAFLLLLTVFRSVLIAVKAALLNLFSIAAAHGVVVAVFQWGWGSSLLGVTARVPVESYVPMMMFAIVFGLSMDYEVFLLSRIRETWLRTGDNHLAVATGLAATARVITCAAVIMTSVFLAFLLSTGVVVKMLALGLGVSVIIDATVVRLLLVPASMYLFRRANWWLPRRLDALLPHFDPEGPAVPAARGEQR
- a CDS encoding response regulator transcription factor; translation: MTQSMGPGPQSKGLVLIVEDERHIADVQRLYLAREGFGVHVEGDGAAGLAAARRMHPVAIVLDIGLPGLDGITFCRTLRDEGDWTPVLLVTARGEEADRILGLELGADDYLTKPFSPRELVARVRTVLRRAGGPPTALPGSVGRLSVDPVSRTVRSDGRPVELTTTEFNLIEHLVRHPNQVFTREQLLARVWGYPGYRDTRMVDVFVSQLRAKLGDASPIRTVRGVGYSATDPAG
- a CDS encoding sensor histidine kinase; translated protein: MSGGRTPRGSLTRAVVGLTTAVAALAVLLTGLVTWQSAAHGAEQREREQLTRQATVLSRVPDLSPLLFDGAQVLGGPNGEEFAVLTPDGRVAGVATPALDTASRAALLAGRPVSTTGVLAGQEVLLVGRPSLRGGAVVLTEPYSVVERNTGRIRRSTVLPLVVGMVGAALAGALLARRTARPLVAAAHVAHRLAGGERGVRATVDGPREAAEIIHALDVLDAALARSESRQRDFLLSVSHELRTPLTALQGYAEALADGLIEPGRIPEVGRILADETQRLDRFLGDLLDLARLEAEDFRLDTGRTDLAALVAEAAAFWAGPGAGHGVCLRVEPAAGPEPAGPPPVVDTDAFRVRQLIDGLVRNALRVTPAGGDLVLAVRPAAGGGAHLQVRDSGPGLTDDDVRVAFDAGALYERYRATRPVGSGLGLAIAHRLSGLLGGTIGVEGHGPEGGAAFTVTLPPTAGRADRAGQAL